ttctagacctatctgctgcctttgatactgtgaaccatcagatcctcctctccaccctctccgagctgggcatctccggcgcggcccacgcttggattgcgtcctacctgacaggtcgcttctaccaggtggcgtggcgagaatctgtctccgcaccacgtgctctcaccactggtgtcccccagggctctgttctaggccctctcctattctcgctatacaccaagtcacttggctctgtcatatcctcacatggtctctcatatcattgctatgcagatgacacacaattaatcttctcctttcccccttctgacaaccaggtggcgaatcgcatctctgcatgtctggcagacatatcagtgtggatgacggatcaccacctcaagctgaacctcggcaagacggagctgctcttcctcccggggaaggactgcccgttccatgatctcgccatcacggttgacaactcccttgtgtcctcctcccagagtgccaagagcctcggcgtgaccctggacaacaccctgtcgttctccactaacatcaaggcggtgacccgatcctgtaggttcatgctctacaacattcgcagagtacgaccctgcctcacacaggaagcggtgctggtcctaatccaggcacttgtcatctcccgtctggattactgcaactcgttgttggctgggctccctgcctgtgccattaaacccctacaactcatccagaacgccgcagcccatctggtgttcaaccttcccaagttctctcacgtcaccccgctcctccgctctctccactggcttccagtcgaagctcgcatccgctacaagaccatggtgcttgcatacggagctgtgaggggaacggcacctccgtaccttcaggctctgatcaggccctacacccaaacaagggcactgcgttcatccacctctggcctgctcgcctccctacctctgaggaagcacagttcccgctcagcccagtcaaaactgttcgctgctctggcaccccaatggtggaacaagctccctcacgacgccaggacagcggagtcaatcaccaccttccggagacacctgaaaccccacctctttaaggaatacctgggataggataaagtaatccttctaacccccccccttaaaagatttagatgcactattgtaaagtggttgttccactggatattataaggtgaatgcaccaatttgtaagtcgctctggataagagcgtctgctaaatgacttaaatgtaaatgtaaatgttttctgGAATATGACATTGAGCTAAGCGTTCAGCATCCTCTCGTTATGAGTCTCGTACGACATAAAGTTGTCCATGGGAATATCAAAGCGCTGTGATGAGCTTGCATAAAACGGATGAAGACATTGTACTCCTGCCAGACCTTGAGGTGCATATTGTATCGAAAGGGCATAGCTCTTGTCGAACTCCGTCGTTGACTTGTGCTTGTAGGAAAAGTTCCCATTCACGCTCAATGGTGGACTTAGTGGTCCCTCAAACCGGGGGCTGGTGCTGGTACAGTCTGTGAATGTAGTTTCAAAGAACGGCTCAAGCGCATTGTCGACAGTGTGGGGCTTGGCGTGGTGGATATGGGAGCTGTCCATGGTACCATACGGCGGGCTAGGGTAAGGATAGGAGGGGTGCAAAGAGAAGGATGCAGTCGATGTTTGGTGCACCTGAGATGGGATGTCCTGGGCCTGCTCTGGTAAAAACGTCCAGGGGTTGAGCTGCAGACATCCTGCCACTAGATTGGTGGTGGGCTGGGACAGTCCTTGGCATAGAGCCTGCACGAACAACATCAACTCTGGACTTTCATCCGATTGCAAGATCTCAGAGAGAGCCCATATGTAATTTTTTGCCAACCTCAATGTTTCTATTTTGGAAAGTTTCTGAGTATTGGAGTAGCAAGGTACAACTTTACGCAAACTCTCAAGCGCATCATTGAGCCCGTGCATACGGTTTCTCTCTCGCTCGTTGGCCTTAATGCGTCGGACCTTAAACCTCTGTTGTCGGGCTTTTGTCATTTTCTTCCTCTTGGTCCCACTCCTCTTAGGACTCTCCTCAAGGCTCTCTTCTTCCCCCAACCCTCCTTCTTCCCCCTGCTCCTCATCGTCGTTATTCTCTTCCATTCTGTTGAATCCATCATCATCGTCATTGTCACCGTCCATACTCATGGTCTTGTGCGCACCGTTTACTGTTTCCATGTTCTGAGTGTTGCGGCTTTCCTCGGTCCATTTGGAAACATCCTGCTGTGACACTGGCATGGCGCTGTCCTCTGTGTTAGAGGGTCTGTCAGGGCAGAGAAGGAGAAAGTTACTTACATAGTTCAAAACTGCTGATACAAAGACACCTGCGGCAAATGTGTGTAACTCTATGTAATCCTAACACCCATGTATGATTATGTAACTGCATGATCTGAGCTTAGACAGATTCAACTATTAATGCCTGCCAAATAGCCATGCAAGCAATGAATCATTTTATGAGGCATGGTAGGCTGAATGAGCCACTGATACATTCATCATTATCATCCCTATGCATCATCCCTGTGCATAATAAAGTGCGTTTGCTATTGTTTTCATAAATAggcctatataccacaacaagtTGACCCTTATGTTGAATAGCCCTATAACCACTTCTCAGTACGATGTACTAGTAAGTGTAAAATATAGgctataaaactccacagtcccccccccccccaaaaacccCCCCCCACTAGCAGAGTAATGTTTAAACCCAACACAAATAGCAGTCTACAGGCAATAAAAAGCTGACAAGAGACATTCTTAAAACTGAAACTATAAATAATTACCTTTTAATGCATTTTATGTTGTTAAAAGAGTTCCATATCCTTTGAAAAGTTCTGATTCAATCTGTCTGCAAACTCCGGATGCTGCAGTTTTATAGTATTGATACTGAGGCTGACTGATGGTGTAGTGCACCTATGGATGCACTTTGTAAAATCCCTGCATGGACAATGGTGGGATCAATGACCGCCCCTTTCTCCGACACGTGCCATATGGCGGGCCAAGACTCCGGCAAAAGGCCTCAAGCCTCACGTGACGTTTCCAATTTAGATTCACCGGACCTCTGGGTGCCTTCCCTATCGTGGCTGAAAATAAAACTACCATCTGTCACCAGTCAGAGACTGCATGGACCTGTTTGCACCCGAAGGATACATTAACTCCAATTAGCAGGCATGTGCCATGAAAGAAGCATCCTCACATTCACCCTAACCTATTTCACCCAGCAACATAGACCTGCATTTTGTTTCCATTAAAGGTCTAGAGTtatgacagagagagggttggTTATAGGCCTACAGTTATGCTTAGTGTGACAGTGTGAATTTGTTTTGGTCAAATGTTGGATTTGACTGTTGGATTAGCCTAATAGCCTAGGCAATTGACATAGGCCTATTATTATTAGAAATGTCAGGTAGTAGCCTATTCTAGGCCTACAGGGAAAAGCTTGTAGCCCTAAAGAGTGCCCTTCACAAGAAAGTTCCAGGCCTAAATGCACAATAAGAGAGGTAGGCCAGTGGGTCAGACAAGTCTAAACATGGATTTAATTGGGTTATAAAATATTCTGCTTTCAGAGTGCAATCTCTCTAACTGTGCGTGCCTTGGCTGGTGGCTCGAGAGATGGTCGATGCGAGGTCTGAGCCAAAAGTCCTTCTCAACCAGGGTTGGGAACGCAAGCCGCACACGCAATAACAATGTACCAGTGTTTTCCAATTCACTAACTTGGTCAgacgtttaacctctatgggctaggtgggacgctagcgtgccacccgtggtgcactccatcaacagcaggtgcatttcaagagcggcaaatttgaatccaaataaatgtcaaaattcaaatttttcaaaaatacaactattttacaccatttgaaagataaacatctccttaatctaaccacgttttacgatttcaaaaaggttttacggcgaaagcataaacttagagtatgttaggacagtacatttacaagagttgtgtgtaatgttttgtcaagtcaaagacagggtcaccaaaaccataaaaccagctaaaatgatgcactaaccttttacaatctccatcagatgacactcctaggacattatgttagacaatgcatgcattttttagttctatcaagttcatatttatatccaaaaacagcgttttactatggcattgatgttgaggaaatcgtttccctccaataaccggcagtcaagtcagcgtcacaaattaaataattaaaattagaaaacattggtaaaatattatattgtcatttaaagaattatagatttacatctcttgaacgcaatcaacttgccagatttaaaaataaccttactgggaaatcacactttgcaataatctgagcactgcgcccagaaaaatacgcgttgcgatacagactagacgtcatgttggggagatctaaaatcgaaaatactatgtaaataatccattacctttgattctcttcataagatgtcacttccaggtatcacaggtccataacgaatgtagttttgttcaaaaaagctcatcatttatgtccaaaaatctccgtcttgttagcacatgatctaagccagccggacttctcgtcatgaacgaggggaaaaaatatatttccgttcgttcaaacatgtcaaacgttgtatagcataaatcattagggccttttttaaccagaacatgaataatattcaaggtggacgaatgcatactcttttataacgtattggaacgagggtacccaacatgaactcgcgcgccaggtgtctaatgggacatcatcgttccatggctcttgttcggtcagatctccctccagaagactcaaaacactttgtaaaggctggtgacatctagtggaagcaataggaagtgccaaaatattcctcggcccctgtgtttttcaatgggataggtttaaagtcaatacaacacatcaggtatccacttcctgtcagaaaatgtctcagggttttgcctgccaaatgagttctgttatactcacagacaccattcaaacagttttagaaactttagagtgttttctatccatatataataagtatatgcatattctagttactgggtaggattagtaaccagattaaatcgggtacattttttttatccagacgtgcaaatgctgc
The Salmo salar chromosome ssa16, Ssal_v3.1, whole genome shotgun sequence DNA segment above includes these coding regions:
- the LOC106574388 gene encoding neurogenic differentiation factor 1; this encodes MPVSQQDVSKWTEESRNTQNMETVNGAHKTMSMDGDNDDDDGFNRMEENNDDEEQGEEGGLGEEESLEESPKRSGTKRKKMTKARQQRFKVRRIKANERERNRMHGLNDALESLRKVVPCYSNTQKLSKIETLRLAKNYIWALSEILQSDESPELMLFVQALCQGLSQPTTNLVAGCLQLNPWTFLPEQAQDIPSQVHQTSTASFSLHPSYPYPSPPYGTMDSSHIHHAKPHTVDNALEPFFETTFTDCTSTSPRFEGPLSPPLSVNGNFSYKHKSTTEFDKSYALSIQYAPQGLAGVQCLHPFYASSSQRFDIPMDNFMSYETHNERMLNA